The following proteins come from a genomic window of Tepidibacillus fermentans:
- the yhbH gene encoding sporulation protein YhbH has translation MNEPLFSISKEDWSLHRKGYEDQMRHKQKVREAIKKNLPDLVSEESIILSNGKEIVKIPIRSLDEYRFRYNYNKQKLVGQGKGKVGDVLGRDDSGQPGPGKGDGAGDQPGVDIYEAEVTVEEIEQMLFADLELPNLKNKPNQKMIVEDIRFNDVRKKGLMGNIDKKRTILENLKRNSLNGKAMIKNISIDDLRFKTWEEIIKPHSQAVVIAMMDTSGSMGMFEKYVARTFFFWMVRFLRTKYEHVEIVFIAHHTEAKEVTEEEFFTRGESGGTICSSAYRKALEIIDSRYPPDRFNIYPVHFSDGDNLTSDNERSLNAVKELLKRSNMFGYGEINSYNRHSTLMSVFKNIKDEKFRSAVIREKSEVYQALRTFFSKNEANQD, from the coding sequence TTGAATGAACCTCTCTTTAGCATCTCCAAAGAAGATTGGTCTTTACACCGAAAAGGGTACGAAGATCAAATGCGGCATAAACAAAAAGTCCGAGAAGCGATTAAAAAAAATCTCCCTGATTTAGTAAGTGAAGAGAGTATTATCCTCTCTAATGGAAAAGAAATTGTGAAAATTCCCATTCGCTCGTTAGATGAATACCGTTTTCGTTATAATTACAATAAACAAAAATTAGTCGGTCAAGGAAAAGGAAAGGTTGGCGATGTACTAGGGAGAGATGATAGCGGCCAACCGGGACCTGGAAAAGGTGACGGTGCTGGAGATCAGCCTGGAGTAGACATTTATGAAGCAGAAGTTACAGTAGAAGAAATCGAGCAGATGTTGTTTGCTGATCTGGAGTTACCGAACCTAAAAAATAAACCAAATCAGAAGATGATTGTTGAAGATATTCGCTTCAATGATGTTCGTAAGAAAGGTCTGATGGGCAATATCGATAAAAAACGGACGATTTTAGAAAATTTAAAACGAAACAGTCTGAATGGTAAAGCAATGATTAAAAACATCTCGATCGATGATCTTCGCTTCAAAACCTGGGAAGAAATTATCAAGCCACATTCTCAAGCGGTAGTCATAGCGATGATGGATACGAGTGGCAGTATGGGAATGTTTGAGAAATATGTAGCACGTACTTTTTTCTTCTGGATGGTTCGGTTTTTACGGACAAAATACGAGCATGTTGAGATTGTTTTTATTGCTCACCATACAGAAGCAAAGGAAGTGACGGAAGAGGAATTCTTCACACGTGGGGAAAGTGGGGGAACCATTTGTTCTTCCGCTTACCGCAAAGCACTTGAAATCATTGATTCTAGATATCCACCAGACCGTTTCAATATTTATCCTGTACATTTTTCCGATGGAGATAATTTAACTTCAGATAATGAGCGAAGTCTAAATGCTGTAAAAGAACTATTGAAACGTTCCAATATGTTTGGCTATGGGGAGATTAATTCTTATAACCGTCACTCGACTTTGATGAGTGTGTTTAAAAATATAAAAGATGAGAAGTTTCGTTCCGCCGTAATACGCGAGAAATCAGAGGTATATCAAGCATTAAGGACCTTCTTTTCAAAAAATGAGGCGAATCAGGATTAG